Proteins from a genomic interval of Streptomyces sp. NBC_01445:
- a CDS encoding superoxide dismutase family protein, with amino-acid sequence MAAGIVAGAVAAVVLAAGGGVGGSGTGGNGIAGHGTAGGWAAGRGAAEPARHEVREAARFSPPNAFVASPAVTYDMKLVPAGARIEVVQRGGHGRMSVSVRVEGLAAGRVYGAHVHQGECGGDPAAAGGHYQHREDPVRPSKDPAYANPENEVWLDFTTDAHGAGAATAWQGWEFRPGGARSVVLHGMPGGAGARLACFTVPFEPVPFEPASAEPVPFESPGHRGR; translated from the coding sequence ATGGCGGCAGGAATCGTGGCGGGAGCGGTGGCGGCGGTCGTGCTCGCGGCCGGCGGCGGGGTGGGCGGCAGTGGGACGGGCGGCAACGGAATTGCGGGCCACGGGACTGCGGGCGGCTGGGCGGCGGGCCGTGGGGCGGCGGAGCCGGCTCGTCACGAGGTGCGGGAAGCGGCGCGGTTCTCGCCGCCGAACGCCTTCGTGGCGTCGCCGGCGGTCACGTACGACATGAAGCTTGTGCCCGCCGGAGCGCGGATCGAGGTCGTTCAGCGCGGCGGGCACGGTCGCATGAGCGTGAGTGTGCGGGTCGAGGGGCTGGCCGCGGGGCGCGTGTACGGCGCGCATGTGCACCAGGGGGAGTGCGGCGGGGATCCGGCCGCGGCGGGTGGGCACTACCAGCACCGCGAGGATCCGGTGCGGCCGTCGAAGGACCCGGCCTATGCGAACCCGGAGAACGAGGTCTGGCTCGACTTCACCACGGACGCACACGGTGCGGGGGCGGCGACCGCGTGGCAGGGCTGGGAGTTCAGGCCCGGCGGGGCGCGGTCCGTGGTGCTGCACGGGATGCCGGGCGGAGCGGGCGCCCGGCTCGCGTGCTTCACGGTGCCGTTCGAGCCGGTGCCGTTCGAGCCGGCGTCGGCTGAGCCGGTGCCGTTCGAGTCGCCGGGTCACCGGGGGAGGTGA
- a CDS encoding DUF2637 domain-containing protein yields the protein MNRSIRPDAVLVQAVIAGALSFAHLHDLAAAAGQDGWKAWAYPISVDLLLVAAWRRLRSDGPSQLAWCWFLIALVASLGANVATAGFLDLAHPPAWLRFGVAGWPALAFLGGTLLAHTAHAVEDPGPVVPAESAPAVAPERVAPTPEPEPLPAVVPDPAPALPAAAPAPVPVPAPLVDHARKVADEHRTRTGTPIDTDTLRARLGVPAPMADAIAAQLT from the coding sequence ATGAACCGCTCGATCCGCCCGGATGCAGTCCTCGTACAGGCCGTGATCGCTGGGGCCCTGTCCTTCGCCCACCTGCACGATCTTGCCGCCGCTGCCGGACAGGACGGATGGAAGGCGTGGGCCTACCCGATCAGCGTCGACCTGCTGCTCGTCGCCGCCTGGCGCCGACTCCGCAGCGACGGCCCGTCCCAGCTCGCCTGGTGCTGGTTCCTGATCGCCCTGGTCGCCTCCCTCGGCGCCAACGTCGCCACCGCCGGATTCCTCGACCTGGCCCACCCTCCGGCCTGGCTGCGCTTCGGCGTCGCCGGATGGCCCGCACTCGCCTTCCTCGGCGGCACCCTCCTCGCCCACACCGCTCACGCGGTCGAGGACCCGGGACCGGTCGTGCCGGCCGAATCCGCCCCGGCCGTAGCGCCCGAACGCGTCGCCCCGACTCCGGAGCCAGAACCCCTTCCCGCCGTCGTGCCCGATCCGGCTCCGGCTCTGCCCGCCGCTGCCCCGGCACCCGTGCCGGTTCCGGCCCCGCTGGTCGACCACGCCCGCAAGGTCGCCGACGAACACCGCACCCGCACCGGCACCCCGATCGACACCGACACCCTGCGCGCCCGCCTCGGCGTCCCCGCCCCGATGGCCGACGCCATCGCCGCCCAACTCACCTGA
- a CDS encoding SCO3933 family regulatory protein, with the protein MRQIPVDTSTATVMVAKSPQPKVKDRRTGELAQDVETGATLFVVDVMFAVNDEVEILSVTVPEPGITGELQMGTPVGLTGLIARPWENDFGNGKRHGISFRAVAVTSLVAGASKPKAA; encoded by the coding sequence GTGCGTCAGATCCCCGTCGACACCTCCACCGCCACCGTGATGGTGGCCAAGTCCCCGCAGCCCAAGGTCAAGGACCGCCGGACCGGCGAACTCGCTCAGGACGTCGAGACCGGCGCGACCTTGTTCGTCGTGGACGTGATGTTCGCGGTCAACGACGAGGTCGAGATCCTGTCGGTGACCGTTCCGGAGCCGGGTATCACCGGTGAGCTTCAGATGGGCACCCCGGTCGGCCTCACTGGGCTGATCGCCCGGCCGTGGGAGAACGACTTCGGCAACGGCAAGCGGCATGGCATCTCGTTCCGCGCGGTGGCCGTGACTTCGCTCGTCGCGGGTGCTTCGAAGCCGAAGGCGGCCTGA
- a CDS encoding NUDIX hydrolase: MLLYMSNSAQEGQSTPLHSVSVAGAVVREDGRLLTIRRADNGTWELPGGVLELDETPETGVRREVWEETGIDVEVDELTGVYKNTTRGIVALVFRCKPSGGTERTSEESTAVAWLTPEEVSERMSEVFAIRLLDALDDAGPHVRSHDGRQLLTA, from the coding sequence ATGCTCCTGTACATGAGTAACAGCGCCCAGGAAGGCCAGTCAACGCCACTGCACTCCGTGTCGGTGGCCGGAGCGGTAGTCCGCGAGGACGGCCGACTCCTGACGATCCGCCGTGCGGACAACGGCACTTGGGAACTTCCTGGTGGCGTGCTCGAACTCGACGAGACCCCCGAGACCGGCGTACGGCGCGAAGTCTGGGAAGAGACGGGTATCGACGTCGAAGTGGACGAGCTCACCGGGGTCTACAAGAACACGACCCGAGGCATCGTCGCCCTGGTCTTCCGTTGCAAGCCGTCTGGCGGCACCGAGCGCACCTCGGAGGAATCGACCGCGGTCGCATGGCTCACCCCGGAAGAGGTGTCCGAGCGAATGTCAGAGGTCTTCGCGATCCGCCTGCTGGACGCCCTGGACGACGCAGGCCCTCACGTCCGCAGCCACGACGGCCGGCAGTTGCTCACGGCGTGA
- a CDS encoding FtsK/SpoIIIE domain-containing protein, translating into MTGYTVALLVVVAAAVLLRWRRPAWYWMSFGVTLAALRVAVRYTSVMDACGLTVPPSHWRLTLARMANRPVPNSRAPRILRIRPTRTGLVLRLKLRPGQDAFDVAAATDRLRHSFAMYGVTSRELRSGVVELRMTGYDVLKRVQMPAKTDPAPMRIPVALREDGAVHYRDYRAVPHALTLGATESGKSVYQRNLVAGLASRDVALVGIDCKQGVELFPLARRFSALADNPDTAADLLDALVTHMEDVYQLIRAHQRITADTPDEEIASDIWHLPDDLRPVPIVVLVDEVAELALFATKAEEKRRDQIITSLARLAQLGRAAGIYLEICGQRFGSELGKGITMLRAQLTGRTAHRVNDESSANMAFGDIAPDAVLAAIQIPTDAPGIAVTGDSSGGWARIRAPHTSLRQAVNLCNKHADRTPDLPELAAFRPTLPHLATVPAPAAETVPSAA; encoded by the coding sequence ATGACCGGCTACACGGTCGCTCTCCTGGTGGTCGTCGCTGCCGCAGTGCTCCTGCGGTGGCGGCGCCCCGCCTGGTACTGGATGTCCTTCGGGGTCACCCTCGCCGCTCTGCGAGTCGCCGTCCGCTACACCTCGGTCATGGACGCCTGCGGCCTCACGGTCCCGCCCTCCCATTGGCGCCTGACGCTGGCCCGGATGGCGAACCGCCCAGTCCCCAACTCCCGCGCCCCGCGCATCCTGCGCATCCGCCCGACCCGGACTGGCCTGGTCTTACGGCTCAAGCTCCGCCCCGGGCAGGACGCCTTCGACGTCGCCGCGGCCACCGACCGGCTTCGCCACTCGTTCGCCATGTACGGGGTCACGTCCCGTGAATTGCGCTCTGGCGTGGTCGAGTTGCGGATGACCGGTTACGACGTGCTTAAGCGGGTGCAGATGCCCGCCAAGACCGACCCGGCGCCGATGCGCATCCCGGTCGCCCTGCGCGAGGACGGTGCCGTGCACTACCGCGACTACCGTGCCGTCCCGCACGCGCTCACTCTCGGCGCCACCGAGTCCGGCAAGTCCGTCTATCAGCGCAACCTCGTCGCCGGGCTCGCCTCGCGTGATGTGGCCCTGGTCGGCATCGACTGCAAGCAGGGCGTTGAACTCTTCCCGCTGGCCCGCCGCTTCTCCGCGCTGGCCGACAACCCCGACACCGCCGCCGACCTGCTCGACGCGCTCGTGACGCACATGGAGGACGTCTACCAGCTCATCCGCGCTCACCAGCGCATCACCGCGGACACCCCGGACGAAGAGATCGCCTCCGACATCTGGCACCTGCCCGACGACCTGCGCCCCGTGCCTATCGTGGTCCTGGTCGACGAGGTCGCCGAACTCGCACTCTTCGCCACCAAGGCCGAGGAGAAGCGCCGGGACCAGATCATCACGTCCCTGGCCCGCCTGGCCCAGCTCGGCCGGGCTGCCGGCATCTATCTGGAGATCTGCGGCCAGCGCTTCGGCTCCGAACTCGGCAAGGGCATCACGATGCTCCGCGCCCAGCTCACCGGACGGACCGCACACCGCGTCAACGACGAGTCCTCGGCGAACATGGCTTTCGGCGACATCGCCCCGGACGCCGTCCTCGCCGCGATCCAGATCCCCACCGATGCCCCCGGCATCGCCGTCACGGGCGACTCGTCCGGCGGCTGGGCCCGTATCCGCGCCCCGCACACCTCGCTGCGCCAGGCCGTGAACCTCTGCAACAAGCACGCGGACCGCACCCCGGATCTGCCCGAACTCGCCGCCTTCCGGCCCACGCTGCCGCACCTGGCCACAGTTCCCGCCCCGGCTGCCGAGACGGTCCCCTCCGCGGCCTAG
- a CDS encoding DUF2277 domain-containing protein, with product MCRSIKTLRPPVLPEEATEEEIRAAALQYVRKVSGFRAPAAHNKEVFDRAVDVVAQATAELLDGLEIRGQGGQLAQEPAA from the coding sequence ATGTGCCGCAGCATCAAGACCCTTCGCCCGCCCGTCCTCCCCGAAGAGGCCACCGAGGAGGAGATCCGGGCCGCAGCCCTGCAGTACGTGCGCAAGGTGTCCGGCTTCAGGGCGCCCGCCGCGCACAACAAGGAGGTGTTCGACCGGGCCGTCGACGTCGTCGCCCAGGCGACCGCCGAGCTGCTCGACGGGCTCGAAATCCGCGGCCAGGGAGGCCAGTTGGCCCAGGAGCCGGCCGCCTAG
- a CDS encoding GntR family transcriptional regulator: MGTAVGEGRAVPRYVQIAEDVVQQIRAGVLKPGDMVPSESELVERYGVSGGTIRKAMVEVRASGLVETRHGKGSIVKDRPPVRLRSSDRFRRSHRQGGKAAYLAESAQSGAAAKVSVLYIGPMEAPADAAERLGVAAGTQVLARRRLYFRNGTPVETATSYLPWDVVKDIPELFAENPGGGGIYARLEDHGHEFAEFVETLQARPASKAESSELALSPGAPVIHLIREALTTEGRVVEVCDTLMAADQFVFSYRIPAAD; the protein is encoded by the coding sequence ATGGGAACTGCGGTAGGAGAGGGGAGGGCCGTACCTCGGTACGTGCAGATCGCTGAAGACGTCGTTCAGCAGATCAGGGCTGGAGTCCTCAAGCCTGGCGACATGGTGCCGAGCGAGTCGGAGCTCGTCGAGCGCTATGGCGTCTCCGGCGGGACGATTCGTAAGGCCATGGTCGAGGTGCGGGCCAGTGGGCTCGTCGAGACCCGGCACGGCAAGGGTTCGATCGTGAAGGATCGGCCACCGGTACGGCTCCGCTCATCGGACCGCTTCCGGCGTTCGCATCGGCAGGGCGGCAAGGCCGCGTATCTGGCCGAGTCCGCGCAGTCCGGCGCCGCCGCCAAGGTGAGCGTTCTGTACATCGGGCCCATGGAGGCTCCCGCGGATGCTGCCGAGCGGTTGGGCGTGGCGGCCGGCACTCAGGTGCTCGCCCGGCGTCGCCTCTACTTCCGTAACGGAACGCCCGTCGAGACGGCTACGTCGTACCTCCCGTGGGACGTCGTGAAGGACATCCCCGAGCTGTTCGCCGAGAACCCCGGCGGCGGTGGCATCTACGCCCGACTCGAAGACCACGGGCACGAGTTCGCCGAGTTCGTCGAGACGCTACAAGCGCGCCCGGCTTCCAAGGCGGAGTCATCGGAGCTGGCGCTCAGCCCCGGTGCTCCGGTGATTCATCTGATCCGGGAGGCCCTGACGACCGAGGGCCGCGTGGTCGAGGTCTGCGACACCCTCATGGCCGCTGACCAGTTCGTTTTCAGCTACCGGATTCCTGCCGCCGACTGA
- a CDS encoding helix-turn-helix domain-containing protein has product MKDRYLSVDQVAELLGTSARFPRRLVAERRITFVKVGRHVRIPESAVDAYITEHTVEPISCRTSRLKAVA; this is encoded by the coding sequence ATGAAGGACCGTTACCTCAGTGTTGACCAGGTGGCCGAACTGCTCGGGACCTCGGCGCGTTTCCCCCGCCGCCTGGTAGCCGAGCGACGCATCACCTTCGTGAAGGTCGGCCGTCATGTCCGCATCCCGGAGAGTGCCGTGGACGCGTACATCACGGAGCACACCGTGGAGCCGATCAGCTGCCGTACCTCACGCCTCAAGGCGGTGGCCTGA
- a CDS encoding e9imm peptide, producing MTRDEAVVLVQGLMDGSITDESEVAAALETLKAGLSCPHISNYIYWDFDPEPSAEKVVDRAIAYEPFVL from the coding sequence GTGACGCGCGACGAAGCGGTAGTGCTCGTTCAAGGGCTCATGGACGGGAGCATCACCGATGAGTCCGAAGTTGCTGCAGCCCTGGAGACCCTGAAGGCGGGACTGAGCTGTCCCCACATCAGCAACTACATCTACTGGGACTTCGACCCCGAGCCGAGCGCCGAGAAGGTCGTAGACCGAGCTATCGCATATGAGCCCTTTGTGCTCTGA
- a CDS encoding NAD(P)/FAD-dependent oxidoreductase → MKPERVAVVGVGVLGASVGWNLSRRGIKVVFIDAGQPGEGVTNWSFSWANASNKTARKSYFDLNVAGMEAHRELARTIGPDSWWYSDGHLRWAADAAAERKLLKTAELLTSWNYQVEVCTGAEVRRRLEPALTLPDGIPVVFYPDEAWVHGRHLVSRLVSKAVTSGAEHRFGTTVRDIGTGADGSIRSVALSDGSCLDVDVVVNAAGPDAADVAGLVSRRLPMRREPGIVTRIGCAQVPVRRAMHAPHIEIRPDGNSSVVLHSREIDALIDTGEDPSELARLLHESARQVVPDLGSGRIAQTRVANRPIPADGFPSVGAVSSVPGYYEAVSHSGITLGPVVGRLLASEILSGERDKMLADFHPERFTP, encoded by the coding sequence GTGAAGCCTGAACGTGTTGCTGTCGTCGGAGTAGGCGTCCTCGGAGCCAGCGTGGGATGGAACCTGTCCCGACGCGGTATCAAAGTGGTCTTCATCGACGCAGGCCAGCCAGGTGAAGGAGTTACCAACTGGTCCTTCTCATGGGCCAATGCCAGCAACAAGACGGCGCGCAAGTCCTACTTCGACCTGAACGTCGCGGGCATGGAAGCGCACCGCGAGCTCGCCAGGACCATCGGGCCAGACTCCTGGTGGTATTCCGACGGCCACCTACGGTGGGCAGCCGACGCCGCAGCAGAGAGAAAGCTCCTGAAAACAGCAGAACTCCTGACTAGCTGGAACTACCAGGTCGAAGTGTGCACAGGAGCCGAGGTACGTCGCCGCCTCGAACCTGCTCTCACACTGCCCGACGGCATTCCTGTCGTGTTCTACCCCGACGAAGCCTGGGTGCACGGACGTCATCTCGTCAGCCGCCTGGTGAGCAAGGCCGTCACATCTGGAGCCGAGCACCGATTCGGCACCACAGTCCGTGACATCGGCACCGGTGCCGACGGGAGCATCCGGTCAGTTGCTCTGTCCGACGGGAGCTGTCTCGATGTCGACGTCGTCGTGAACGCGGCGGGCCCCGACGCTGCCGACGTGGCCGGGCTCGTCTCGCGGCGATTGCCGATGCGCCGGGAGCCCGGCATCGTCACGCGGATCGGCTGCGCTCAGGTCCCGGTTCGCCGGGCCATGCACGCTCCTCACATCGAGATCCGTCCTGACGGGAACTCTTCGGTGGTCCTCCACAGCCGCGAGATCGACGCACTCATCGACACCGGCGAAGATCCCTCGGAACTCGCAAGGTTGCTCCACGAATCGGCGCGGCAGGTCGTTCCCGATCTGGGCAGCGGTCGCATCGCACAGACACGTGTGGCCAACCGACCGATCCCAGCCGACGGATTCCCCTCAGTGGGAGCAGTGTCGTCTGTGCCGGGCTACTACGAAGCCGTCTCCCACAGCGGCATCACACTCGGGCCGGTAGTCGGCCGCCTGCTTGCTTCGGAGATCCTCAGCGGGGAGAGAGACAAGATGCTTGCGGACTTCCACCCCGAGCGGTTCACCCCGTGA
- a CDS encoding PASTA domain-containing protein: MRTRTTVAALAGTALLALTGCGAETVSNKPAAPRTATGTPTPTASKAAAETASLPNMTGKGLQYAQDEAQAAGFYGLTSHDALGRGRMQAFDRNWKVCAQTPAAGKHPTDTEVDFAAVKLEEACPSKDAGKPQPAGSTMPNFKGKSVKAAREALDRAYSITVNDATGQNRIVFMESNWQICTQYPPAGTKLDGRPVKFNAVKFNEPC, translated from the coding sequence ATGCGCACGCGCACGACCGTCGCCGCACTCGCCGGCACCGCACTTCTCGCACTCACGGGCTGCGGAGCCGAAACGGTCAGCAACAAACCGGCAGCACCCCGAACCGCAACCGGAACTCCCACCCCCACCGCAAGCAAGGCCGCCGCCGAGACGGCGAGCCTGCCGAACATGACCGGCAAGGGCCTCCAGTACGCCCAGGACGAGGCGCAGGCGGCGGGTTTCTACGGGCTCACCTCCCATGACGCCCTCGGCCGGGGCCGCATGCAGGCGTTCGACCGCAACTGGAAGGTGTGCGCGCAGACCCCCGCGGCGGGCAAGCACCCCACGGACACGGAGGTCGACTTCGCCGCGGTCAAGCTGGAGGAGGCGTGCCCGTCGAAGGACGCGGGCAAGCCGCAGCCCGCCGGATCAACGATGCCCAACTTCAAGGGCAAGTCGGTAAAGGCGGCGCGCGAGGCCCTGGACAGGGCCTACAGCATCACGGTGAACGACGCGACCGGCCAGAACCGCATCGTGTTCATGGAGTCCAACTGGCAGATCTGCACCCAGTACCCGCCCGCAGGTACCAAACTCGACGGCCGGCCGGTGAAGTTCAACGCAGTGAAGTTCAACGAGCCCTGCTGA
- a CDS encoding DedA family protein — MLESVGSLTGGPWIYAVVALSVLLDVFLPVLPSGVLVITAATAAAAGTGTAAGQVTPEVPSILALVLSAATASVLGDLVAYRIAWRGGERLDRAIARSRRLTSAQERLGGALARSSGGILVVIARFAPAGRSIVSFAAGTAHRRVREFLPWSALAGVAWAGYSVALGYFGGQWLGASWLATGVSLLALFAAGAGAAFLMRRPAAERAS; from the coding sequence GTGCTGGAGAGTGTGGGGTCGCTGACCGGCGGTCCGTGGATCTACGCGGTGGTGGCCCTCTCGGTACTGCTCGACGTGTTCCTGCCCGTCCTGCCGAGCGGCGTCCTGGTCATCACCGCGGCCACCGCCGCGGCGGCCGGCACGGGGACGGCGGCCGGGCAGGTGACGCCCGAGGTGCCGTCCATCCTGGCGCTGGTCCTCTCGGCGGCCACGGCGTCGGTACTGGGCGACCTGGTCGCGTACCGCATCGCCTGGCGCGGCGGCGAACGTCTCGACCGCGCGATCGCCCGCTCCCGCCGCCTCACCAGCGCGCAGGAACGTCTCGGCGGGGCGCTGGCGCGCTCCAGCGGCGGCATCCTCGTGGTCATCGCCCGCTTCGCCCCGGCGGGCCGCTCGATCGTCTCGTTCGCGGCGGGCACGGCTCATCGCCGGGTCCGCGAGTTCCTGCCGTGGTCCGCCCTCGCGGGCGTGGCCTGGGCGGGCTACAGCGTGGCCCTCGGCTACTTCGGCGGCCAGTGGCTCGGCGCGAGTTGGCTGGCCACGGGGGTGTCACTGCTCGCGTTGTTCGCGGCGGGGGCGGGGGCGGCGTTCCTGATGCGGCGACCGGCGGCGGAACGGGCGAGCTGA
- the repSA gene encoding replication initiator protein RepSA yields MTDTATFAGLDPITLGDLLRVAGSDGFDRWQDQIHRTGGCADPIHLTGWSLTKDKTTGQTLHHYSTESEPGGRLRIACGNRRASRCPSCAWTYAGDTYHLIRAGLAGDDRRDIPATVREHPRVFATLTAPSFGPVHNRPSSGRCRCGVQHPEDAPELGTALDPATYDYAAAVLFNNHAGDLWMRFINRLRREIAARAGLSQRELKDTARLSYGKVAEFQKRGAIHFHAVIRLDGPDGPETAPSSWASVDLLADAIRAAAAHSYTSVSLPAVSDQPARTFCWGKQLDVRPVKAFGDGSDITEQAVASYVAKYATKAAENTGTLDRRIGELAELDRHGVPDHARRLITACRDLDGLYPDRRLWGWAHMLGFRGHFSSKSRRYSTTLGELRQARADFRAAQEREALDTPDFEPDTVLVLADWQYAGHGHTPGESALAATIARGLQLNRETAREALRDQLAIEGAAA; encoded by the coding sequence ATGACCGACACCGCGACCTTCGCGGGCCTGGACCCGATCACCCTGGGGGACCTCCTCAGGGTGGCCGGGTCGGACGGCTTCGACCGCTGGCAAGACCAGATCCACCGCACCGGAGGCTGCGCCGACCCGATCCACCTCACCGGCTGGTCCCTCACCAAGGACAAGACCACCGGCCAGACCCTGCACCACTACTCCACCGAGAGTGAGCCCGGCGGACGGCTGCGCATCGCCTGCGGCAACCGCCGCGCCTCCCGATGCCCCTCCTGCGCCTGGACCTACGCGGGCGACACCTACCACCTCATCCGCGCCGGGCTCGCGGGCGACGACCGCCGCGACATCCCCGCCACGGTCCGCGAACACCCGCGCGTCTTCGCCACCCTCACCGCACCCTCGTTCGGACCCGTCCACAACCGGCCCAGCTCCGGCCGCTGCCGCTGCGGCGTCCAGCATCCCGAAGACGCGCCGGAACTCGGCACCGCACTCGACCCCGCAACGTACGACTACGCCGCCGCGGTCCTGTTCAACAACCACGCGGGCGACCTATGGATGCGCTTCATCAACCGGCTACGCCGAGAGATCGCCGCCCGCGCCGGACTCTCACAGCGCGAACTCAAGGACACGGCCCGCCTCTCATACGGCAAGGTCGCCGAGTTCCAAAAACGCGGCGCGATCCACTTTCACGCCGTGATCCGGCTCGACGGACCCGATGGGCCTGAGACTGCGCCCTCGTCGTGGGCCAGCGTCGACCTCCTCGCCGACGCGATCCGCGCCGCGGCTGCGCACTCGTACACCTCGGTCTCTCTGCCGGCCGTTTCAGACCAGCCCGCCCGAACCTTCTGCTGGGGCAAGCAGCTCGACGTACGACCTGTGAAAGCGTTCGGAGACGGCTCCGACATCACAGAGCAGGCGGTCGCCTCTTACGTCGCCAAGTACGCGACCAAGGCCGCGGAGAACACCGGCACCCTCGACCGCCGGATCGGCGAACTCGCCGAACTCGACCGCCACGGCGTCCCCGACCACGCCCGCCGCCTGATCACCGCATGCCGCGACCTCGACGGCCTGTACCCGGACCGGCGCCTGTGGGGATGGGCCCACATGCTCGGCTTCCGCGGCCACTTCAGCTCCAAGTCCCGCCGCTACTCGACCACCCTCGGCGAACTCCGCCAGGCCCGCGCCGACTTCCGCGCCGCACAGGAACGCGAAGCCCTCGATACGCCCGACTTCGAGCCGGACACCGTCCTCGTCCTGGCCGACTGGCAGTACGCCGGCCACGGCCATACCCCCGGCGAATCCGCCCTCGCCGCCACCATCGCTCGCGGACTCCAGCTCAACCGCGAAACCGCCCGCGAAGCCCTACGCGACCAGCTCGCCATCGAAGGAGCCGCAGCATGA
- a CDS encoding tyrosine-type recombinase/integrase, with translation MPNDKGRRRRFGSVRKLPSGRFQARYRGPDGLMRTADNTFATQTDADRWLVKQEAKILDGDWTNPDVKIAFGDFAEDWFKDRDYAATTRERNAVVLNRFILPTFSDLPLREITTPQVRRWRTDLIEAGVGAASVAKAYQVLRAILHTAVDDGLIERNPCRIKGAGSVTHTERPFLSVPEVYRLADAVPPHCRALILLAAFCALRFGELAALQRHDIDLEAHTVSVRRAYAETRAEGLIVKAPKSAAGVRTVAFPASLAEELAHHLAEYADAGRTGLVFVGARGGVMRRNNFRRIWLRALAATGLGDVHFHDLRHTGNTLAATGGASTRELMHRMGHSSVRAALIYQHLVNGRDHVIADYVDGQIRKVKRPPHGPSGT, from the coding sequence ATGCCCAACGACAAGGGGCGCCGTCGCCGCTTCGGATCCGTGCGCAAGCTGCCCTCGGGGCGCTTCCAGGCCCGCTACCGGGGCCCTGACGGTCTGATGCGCACGGCTGACAACACTTTCGCCACGCAGACCGACGCGGACCGCTGGCTCGTCAAGCAAGAGGCAAAGATCCTTGACGGCGACTGGACGAACCCTGACGTCAAGATCGCGTTCGGCGACTTCGCAGAGGACTGGTTCAAGGACCGCGACTATGCGGCCACCACGCGGGAGCGCAACGCTGTCGTACTCAACCGATTCATCTTGCCGACGTTCAGCGATCTCCCGCTGCGGGAGATCACCACCCCGCAGGTACGGCGCTGGCGTACAGACCTGATCGAAGCGGGGGTCGGTGCGGCCAGCGTCGCCAAGGCGTACCAAGTCCTCCGCGCGATCCTGCACACGGCCGTCGACGACGGACTGATCGAGCGCAACCCGTGCCGGATCAAAGGCGCCGGATCAGTCACGCACACCGAGCGGCCGTTCCTCTCCGTTCCGGAGGTGTACCGCCTGGCCGACGCTGTTCCGCCCCACTGCCGCGCGCTGATCCTCCTCGCGGCGTTCTGTGCGCTCCGCTTCGGCGAGCTGGCGGCCCTCCAGCGCCATGACATCGACCTGGAGGCCCATACCGTCTCCGTCCGCCGCGCCTACGCCGAGACGCGCGCCGAAGGCCTCATCGTCAAGGCTCCAAAGAGCGCGGCCGGTGTCCGTACCGTCGCCTTTCCGGCCTCCCTCGCAGAGGAGTTGGCGCACCACCTGGCCGAGTACGCCGATGCCGGCCGAACTGGGCTCGTCTTCGTCGGGGCCCGCGGTGGCGTCATGCGCCGGAACAACTTCCGACGGATCTGGCTCCGCGCGCTCGCCGCGACCGGCCTGGGCGATGTCCACTTTCACGACCTGCGGCACACCGGCAACACCCTCGCCGCGACCGGCGGCGCCTCCACGCGCGAGTTGATGCACCGCATGGGGCACTCGTCCGTGCGGGCAGCGCTGATCTATCAGCACCTCGTCAACGGTCGTGACCATGTGATCGCCGACTACGTGGACGGTCAGATCAGGAAGGTGAAGCGGCCACCGCACGGCCCATCTGGCACGTGA
- a CDS encoding SpdD-like protein, producing the protein MLRPKIPTMPQPTGLVTHPAVVEPTTVVQQVPAAPAPMPVAPAPVSTRPTVQLTPGTVLALVGGGTAVVLVVGAVLVSMLLAVAITGASLAICALVIRSLITSEHRRR; encoded by the coding sequence ATGCTCCGCCCGAAGATCCCGACCATGCCCCAGCCGACCGGCCTCGTCACCCACCCCGCCGTCGTCGAGCCGACCACAGTCGTCCAACAGGTCCCGGCGGCCCCCGCGCCCATGCCCGTCGCTCCGGCCCCGGTCTCGACCCGGCCCACGGTCCAGCTCACGCCCGGCACCGTGCTCGCCCTCGTCGGCGGCGGTACGGCCGTGGTCCTGGTCGTCGGCGCCGTCCTGGTCTCGATGCTCCTCGCCGTCGCCATCACCGGCGCCTCGCTCGCCATCTGCGCGCTCGTCATCCGCTCACTGATCACCTCAGAGCACAGGCGCCGCTGA
- a CDS encoding mobile element transfer protein, whose product MPARDFFHSVMQIGPVQIGTHRDRHGHTKHAAVCSADRCGWSSDYSSQAAAQLPARTHRCNVH is encoded by the coding sequence ATGCCTGCCCGCGACTTCTTCCACTCCGTGATGCAGATCGGCCCCGTCCAGATCGGCACCCACCGCGACCGCCACGGCCACACCAAGCACGCCGCCGTGTGCAGCGCCGACCGCTGCGGCTGGTCCTCCGACTACTCCAGCCAGGCCGCCGCCCAGCTCCCCGCCCGCACCCACCGCTGCAACGTCCACTAG